CGCCGTTTTCACTTATTACTTCACCTTTTTCAGTAGTTAATTTAACAACAACTTTTTCGATATTTTTATTAAACAAGATGAAATCATAGTTTGTTAAAGGAATTCTACAGCTCGTAGTTCTTTTAGGACATGGAACTGGTGGAGGTGGAAGTTTAGGCATAACCGGACGAATTTGAACAAACTCTAGTGTTTTTTCGTTCTCCTTAATTTCCTTTTGTAGTTGCTCTAATTTTTCAATTAAATCTTCTTCTCCTTCTTCTATTTTTAGTAAATATTCTTCCTTAAGTTGATATTGTTTGGCAAGAGTAGATTCTAAATAATAGATATACAAATGTTCTTCATAATACGTGTTCTCGACATTTGGTTCTTCTTCAGAAGATCTCTGAGCTTGCTTAAGTTCTGATCTTTGTTGTTCGTTTTCCAATGTTTCTGTGTCAGCGTTGTTAGAGCATGAAAAAATTAACAAAGGAGCAATTAGTAATTTTAATAGTGATGTTTTCATTTTTTCGTTTTATATATTATATGTTCCTATTCGTTAGTGTAAACGAAACTTGAAAGGTTAACAAAAAAACAAAAAAAAAGTAAAATTTTAGCTTTTTACGGCAATCATACTAATTTCAACATTCACAAACTTAGGTAAGTTAGCTACTTCTACAGTTTCTCTTGCAGGTGCATTTTCATCATTAAAATACGAGCCATAAACCTCATTAATTTGAGAAAAATTGTTCATGTCAGAAATGAAAATCGAAGTCTTAATCACATTTTCAAAAGTCATTCCACCTGCATCTAAAACAGCTTTCATGTTTTCCATTACTTGCTTAGTTTCAGTTTTAATATCATCTAAAACTAATTCTCCTGTTTCAGGATTAATAGCGATTTGACCTGAAGTATATAATGTGTTTCCTGATAATACTGCCTGGTTATATGGGCCTATTGGTGCAGGTGCTTTACTTGTGTTGATTATTTTTTTCATCGAAATTAGGTTAGAGTTGTTTTTAAAATAAACGTCTATCTGGTGGTTGGTTTTTATCCCATTTTAAGTCACTTAACATAGATGATTTAATTCCTATGAAGAAGTAGTAAGATGTAAATCTTCCGAAAGGAGTCCAGTTGAAATTGAATCTCCAACTATCTAAGTCTCTAGTAAAATTAAATGTAGCATTTGTAAATGCTCCCTCGGTAAAGTTATATCCAGAGTTTACACCTAATTTCCACTTTGGAGTTAAATCAATACTTCCATTAAATGAAGTAACGTGATTTCTAATACCAGCAGAACTAATACCATTATTATTATAAGCAATACCATAAGTAAAACTTAAGTTCCAAGGCATTTTATTATTGTAGAGTTCGGCGACTTTTTCTTCACGTTTGCCCGATTTACCAGTGGATGCTCTGTTTGCAAAATCACGATTAGGATTAGTATTTGTTCCTAATGGATCTGGTAAATTATTGCTATCGGTATTGTTGTTTTGATCTTCTTTTTTATCGTCGTCCTTCTTTTCAAAATCTTTACTAGATAAAGAATAACCTGTAGTTAGTGATAAGTTTTCCAATCTAAAAAGTCCAGGGTTAAACTTATTTATTCTTTGGCCACTTTCGTTCAGTTGATAAGGATCCATTGTTCCACTGAAATTCAGCATCATTTTATTTTTAAATAATGGAATACCCATGTTGAAATTTACTTTACTCCAACGTACAGAATCAGCAGCAATATTATAACTCGTACTAAAATTCAAGTTATTAATAAGTGTAACTTTTCGATCTTCTTCATCACTATCCTCATCTTTAGGTTTTACCTTAGCTTCTAAAGTATTGTTTACAGCAAAGGTTAATAAGTTAGAAACACCAGATTGTGGAGTTCCATAAATTCCTCCTTCAAATGGAGTATAGGTTAATAAGTCTGTTGGATCATCACTTTGCTGAACGGTAAGTTCGTGTTGCTCCGCGAAATTTGGTCGGAATGACCAAGAAACTGTTGGTATGATGGTATGACGAAGAGCACTTACACGCCCTTTTTTAAACGAAAAGTTACCATAGATTCGCGTGTTAAGAGAAACTCCAAAGTTATATCCGTTGAATCTGTTGAAACCACTAATAGTATCGTTCACAACAGTTCCTGAATTTCCTGCTGCCGTATTTGGAATTGATGTGTCGTATCTTTTACGAATACTATTAAAGTACCATACATCACTATAATTAAAAGAAGGTGTTAATGTGAAATATTTAAAAGCTTTAATATTCGTATTTGCTCTAACTTCATGTCTAATTCCTGATCTAGCTCCTTCGAACATTTTAGAAGTTAAAAAGTCTTCTTCGTTTGTATTAATGTCTAATCTACCTTGAAGGTTATAGTTCGTTCCAATTTTTTGAATTGGATTCTTTTTTACTCCACCTTTTCCTGCAAAAGGATAAATTCTATCCATATTAACCTGTACGGATGGCAAAGTCATTGTAATACTTTCGTTATTTGAGTTTTGTTGATGACTTAATGTAACTGTTGTATTAAATGGAGTACCGACAAAGTTTTTATAATAACTAATAGAAGAGTTAAAACTGTTGTTGAATTGCTGTCCTTGATCAATTTGATTTAAGGATTGCCTAAAGAATTGACTACTACTACTTAAATTAACCGAAGCAGTTAAGTTTGAATTCGGACTCGTTTTTGGATCTTGTCTATGACTCCACGAGATATTATAGTTTGCAGATTTGGAAAAATCACTAAATCCTTTAATTCCATTGGTCAAATTCTGATATCTAAAACTTAGTCTACCAGAATATTTATAACGCGCTCTATAGGATGAGTTCGAATTAATTGCCCAACTCCCGTTAGAATAAATATCTCCCGTTAATTCTAAATCAAAATAGTCATTAACTGCAAAATAGTATCCACCATTTTGTAAAAAGAATCCTTGTTGATTGTTTTCTCCCCAAGTAGGAATTATAAAACCAGAAGTTCTTCCTTTAGTTAAAGGAAAATATGCAAAAGGTAAATATAAAGGTGTAGGTACATCTGCAAGTACTAAATTACTTCCTCCAACTATAATTTTTTTTCCAGGAACTAATTTGGCTTTGTTTGTGGCGATATAATAATCTGGAATTTTTTTCTTTGAAGTGGTAAAACGTAATTTACTCATATATACAGTTGAGTCATTTATACGTTTCGTTTTTTCACCATAAGTAATCATTTCACCTTGAACAGTTTTAATTCCGTAAATAAGAGCTTTCTCACTTTTGAAATTATATAGAATAGAATCTTGTTCTGATTCTTGATTCCCTTGTTTGAAAACAGGTCGTTGTACATATCCTGTACTATCCTTTATTCCTGTTGCATAAACAGTGTTGTTTTTATAATCTATAATTATTTTACCTGCTTTCAAGTTAATGTCACCATAGTCAACTTCAGCTTCATTATATAAAGTAATCGTTTTGTTTTTTGCGTTTTGAATAGTGTAATCTTGAGCATTGTGCAGAATTTTATACTCAATAACTTCCTTTGGTTTAATGATAGAATCAGAACGAGTAGAATCAACTTCTACCGTAGGTTTCTTTCCTTTTTTTAAGTCAACTTGTGCTTTTTTGCTAATTGTTTTGGCTGAATCCTTTTTAATAGCGTCTTGTTTTGGAATCTCATTTTTTCCAAGTTCCTGAGCTATACCTTTTTGAAAACAAAAAAAGGATAAAACTAAAAGTATGTACAATGTATTTGCTTTCAACCCGATAAATGCTATTTTTGTGTGAAATAAAAGTATGGCTCAATATTTGGAGTACCAAATTTCAGAAGCCAAAAATAGTTAAATTTTATTGATGCAATTCTTAAAATTCAGCAAATATAAAAGCAACATATCTTCTTTGTGTTTTGTTTTGTTTTCAATCTTTTTTATTTCAAATCATTTTGAAGTAAATGCACAAAAAAAATATACAGTTGTTTTAGATGCAGGTCATGGGGGAAAAGATCCTGGAAATTTAGGTAACGGTTATAAAGAATCGATTATAGCTCTTAAAGTTGTTCTTGAGGTTGGTAAAAAGCTTAAGAAGAACAAAGAGATCAATGTAATTTTTACGAGAAACAAGGATGTTTTTGTTGAATTACACAATCGAGCTAAAATAGCCAATGATAGTAAGGCAGATTTATTTGTGTCTGTACATTGTGATTCTTATACCAATCCTAGAGCTCATGGAGCAGGTACTTTTGTTTTAGGATTAAGTGGGAATAAACAAAACTTAGAAATTGCTAAAAGAGAGAACTCTGTAATTTTATTAGAGGATAATTATAAACAGAATTATGATTACGATCCGAATTCTCCAGAATCGGTTATCAGTTTATCTATGTTACAAGAGGAAAATCTTGATGAAAGTTTAGAGTTTGCAAGTATCGTTCAGAAAAACTTTAGGACAGCAAAAAGATTTGGACGTAGTGTAAAACAAAACAATTTTCTGGTATTGAGAGAAACGGTTATGCCAAGTGTTTTAATTGAGCTTGGGTTTTTAACGAATAAAGCAGAAGGGAAGTTTTTAAATTCTAGTTCTGGTCAAATAAGAATGGCAGGAGCAATTGCTCAAGGTATAGAAAGATATGTTGAAAGACTTAAGTTAAATACTCTAGAAGATAAAAAAGCTGCCAATAAAGGAAGTGCTGGGAAAAAGAAGAATAACAGTGTAGCTCTTGTAACTGTTGTTGAGAGAAAAAAAACTTATGAGAGAAATACAAAGCCTAAGAGTAATTTAGATAGTAAGGATTTTAAAGTTGTAGTTACTCCTCCAAAGAAAAAAGTTAAAGAAGTTAAGTCGGTTAAGAAACCTGAAACTAAAAAAAGTATACCAAAAGAAAATACTCCTAAAGTAACTCCACCTAAAAAGGAAATTAAAGAGACTGTTGTAGTTAAGAAGGAAGAACCTAAACCAAAAACAACTCCGTCTAAGAAAGTTGCTGAGTCTGTTAAGAAAGTATCTAATAAGCCTGAGCAAATTGAGTTTAAAGTTCAAATTGCAGCTTCTAAGAGATACTTATCTCAGGATAATTTTAATTTCAGAGGGTTAGAAAATGTAGAGGTGCTTGTAATAGACGAATACTACAAATATTATTACGGATCTTCAGAAAGCTTTAAAAAAGCGAAAGTAGCTCTTGTAAAAGCTAGAGAAGCTGGGCATAAAGATGCGTTTATTGTCGCTTTTGCCGATGGAACTAAAATATCGGTGCGAGAAGCCTTAAAAAAACAATAATTTAGAAAAAATCTAATCTATTCTCAAAAAAATAATTAGTAATTTCGTCACTAGCAAACTTTGCTTATGTCGAAAGAACTAAAAACAGGAATAATAGCATTATTAATTATAGCTCTAGGTGTTTGGGGGTATAATTTCATGAAGAGACAAGATTTATTTAGTCCAAACTCACGTTACTTTTTTGTTGAATATAAAAATATTAATGGGTTAAGTGAAGCCAGTGTTGTAACTATAAATGGTTTACAAGTTGGAAAAGTAGATGCGATCAACTTTAATGCAGAACCAGGTAAAAGAGGAACTTTATTAGTAAAATTATCTTTAGAAGATAATTTCGAATTTTCAAAAAAGAGTGTTGCTAAAATTTATTCTGCAGGATTAATGGGCGGTCAAAATTTAGCAATTATTCCTAATTATGAAGGAGAAATGGCCGTTTCAGGTGATTACCTTCAGGGTGAAATAGAGTCAGATTTATTTTCGTCAGTAGGTGAAAAGTTAAATCCAATACAAGCTAAACTAGAGAATGTTTTAGTGGAAGCAGATTCTTTATTGATTGGATTGAATGAGGTTTTAGATAAAAAAGCAAGACAAAGTTTAAATAGAAGCGTTTTAGGTATAGAAAGTACTATTGCTAGTTTAAATAAAACGATGGCAACTTTTAATAATGTACTTGAGGAGAACAAATCTAAAATTGGCGTTACTCTAGATAATACCAAAAAAATCACGGAAGATTTTTCAAAGGTTTCTTCTGATTTGGCGAAAGCAGATTTAGGAGCAACGGTTAAGAAATTAGAATCAACATTATCTAATGTAAATACCTTAATTAAAGGTATTGAAAGTGGTAAAGGAACTGTTGGAAAACTTATGTCAGATGATAAGTTGTATACCAACTTAACTAATGCCACTAAGGAAATGGAAGAATTATTAAGAGAAATGAAGTTAAATCCAAAACGTTTTGTGCACTTCTCTTTATTCGGTAAAAAACCAAAGCCTTACAACGAAGACAATAACAATAAAAATGTAAGTAATCAATAGGTTATTACATTTACTATCATAACAAACAACTATACTGTAATTTTAATTAATTAAATTTTATAATCACTATTTACATGGAAAAATACGTACCAAACATCTTTTTTGCTATTATTTTAATTGCGGGTATAGGGTATTTTGTAATGAATGTTCGAAAACTTATTCGCAACATAAAATTAGGAAAGGATATAGACAGAACTGATAGAAAGCCAGAACGTTGGAAAAATATGGCTAAAATTGCTTTAGGGCAATACAAGATGGTTCGCCGACCTGTATCAGGAATTTTGCATATTGTTGTTTATATCGGTTTCATTCTTATTAATATTGAGATGCTCGAAATCGTTATCGATGGTTTATTCGGGACACACCGTGTCTTCCAACCAATAATTGGTAATGGGTTATACGGTTTCTTAATAGGATCATTTGAAATTTTAGCATTACTAGTTTTAGTTGCTGTAATTATTTTCTGGTTCAGAAGAAATATTGAAAAAATTAAAAGATTCTGGAATCCTGAAATGGAAGGATGGCCGAAAAACGATGGTAATATTATCTTATACTTTGAAATCGTTTTAATGACGCTTTTCTTAGTGATGAATGCGACGGATACACCATTCCAAGAGGCAGGAGCAGGAAATGTAATTTCACAATTTATTGCGCCATGGTTTGATGGTTATTCACATGATGCTCTTCACACGATTGAGAAAACCGCTTGGTGGTTACATATCGTTGGAATTTTAATATTCTTAAATTATTTATACTATTCAAAGCACTTACACATTTTATTAGCTTTCCCAAATACATTCTTTGCGAATTTAAAACCTAAAGGAGAGTTCAATAATTTAGAATCAGTTACGAATGAAGTAAAAATGATGATGGATCCTTCAGCTGATCCTTATGCAATGCCAGAAGATGGAGCAGAGGAAGAGGTTCCGGAAAAATTTGGAGCTTCAGATGTTGCAGATTTAAACTGGGTGCAATTAATGAATGCATATACGTGTACAGAATGTGGACGTTGTACTTCTTCTTGTCCGGCAAATTTAACAGGGAAGAAACTTTCGCCTCGTAAAATTATGATGGATACACGTGATCGTTTAGAAGAAGTTGGAAAAAATATTGATGCTAACGGAGGTGAGTTTAAGCCAGATGGAAAGCAATTATTAGATGATTATATTTCAAGAGAGGAACTTTGGGCATGTACAAGTTGTAATGCTTGTGTTCAAGAATGTCCTGTAAATATCGATCCATTATCTATTATTATGGATATGAGAAGATATTTAGTAATGGAAGAGTCTGCTGCGCCACAAGAATTGAACATGATGATGACAAACATCGAGAACAATGGTGCGCCTTGGCAGTATAGTCAAATGGATAGATTAAACTGGAAAGACGAATAATCTTCAATTTAATTATCAAACTAATTTTTATTTTAATTTAAAGATCAACTTAAACGATACAATATTATGAACGTACCAACAATGGCAGATATGATGGCTCAAGGAAAACAACCAGAAGTGTTGTTTTGGGTAGGAGCTGCAGGTAGTTACGATGATAGAGCCAAAAAAATAACTAAATCTTTCGTTAAGATTTTACACCAAGCTAATGTTGATTTTGCAGTATTAGGTACAGAAGAAAGTTCAACAGGAGATGCTGCTAAAAGAGCTGGAAATGAGTTTTTATTTCAGATGCAAGCAATGACAAATATTGAAATTTTAAATGCTTACGAAGTAAAAACAATTGTTACTTGTGATCCTCACTCTTTCAATACTTTAAAAAACGAATACCCAAGCTTAGGAGGGAAATATAAAGTATATCACCATACGCAATACATTAACAAGTTAATTGCTGATGGTAGATTAAGTATTGAAGGTGAAAACTTAAAAGGAAAACGTTTAACATACCACGATCCTTGTTATTTAGGACGTGCGAATGATGTGTATGAAACACCTCGTGATTTAATTCGCCGATTAGGAGTTAAGTCTACAGAAATGAAACGTAATAAATCTACAGCATTATGTTGTGGAGCTGGAGGAGCGCAAATGTTCAAAGAACCTGAAAAAGGGGATATGGATATTAATATCTTAAGAACAAAAGATGCTTTAGAAACAAATCCAGAAATTATAGCAACAGGTTGTCCTTATTGTAATACGATGATGACGGATGGTGTGAAGTTCCATTTAAAAGAAGATTCTATTGTTGTTAAAGATATCGCAGAACTAATTGCAGAATCAAATAATTTATAAAATAAAAACTATGTTAAAGAAAATTACGGTCTTATTAATCTCATTATTCTCATTTGCAAATGTAATGGCGCAAGATTCGGCATTAGATAAAATGGCAAAAGATATTTGTGAGTATTTTAATAAGAACGAGAAGGAGTTTAAAAATATGTCTACTGATGATTTAACAGCAAAGTTAGGTGTTCAGATGGTGCAGTCTTATTTAAAATATAAAGACGAGTTAGCTAAAGAAGGAATAGTATTTGATTTAACCAAAGGAAGAGCTGAAGGTGAAAAGATGGGAGCGAAAGTAGGATTAGGAATGGTTAAATTTTGTCCTGATGTTTTAATGGCTATCGCCGGAGACGAAATTTATGAAGATGAAGAAGAGACTCCTGCCGAGTCTTATTTAGAAGGAACTTTAAGGAAAGTAAGTGGAGATGATTTGTTTATTGTAGAACTTAAAGATACTGATGGTAAGACACAAAAGTTTGTATGGTTAACAAACTTTGAAGGTTCAGATAAATTAATTGATTTAGGTAAAGATGTAAAAGGAGTTCAAGTAAGAGTAGCGTATACCAACCTTGAATACTTTTCTCCGAAGCTTAAAGAATATATCGTGAGAAAAAAAATCACACGATTAGAATTTTTATAATAGATACATGTTTAAAAATTATATAAAAGCGGCCAGGTTGAGAACCTTGCCGCTTTCTGTTTCAGGAATCATAGTTGGAGCTTATTTAGGTTCATATGATGTGTTTTCAACAATATTAAATCAAAATTTGGAGTCTACAATTGAAGTGATTAGAACGCCACTGTATCAATCACCAATCTTTTGGTTGGCTATTCTAACTACTATTGGATTTCAAGTATTGTCGAATTTTGCTAATGACTATGGAGATGGAATAAAAGGAACAGATAAAAATAGAGAAGGAGAGGAAAGAATGGTAGCATCAGGAGCTATTACTCCGAAGCAAATGAAAAGAGCTATGATTGTCACTACTATTTTCACTTTGGTGGTTGCGATAGCATTAATTTATGTTGCTTTCGGAAAAGATAATTTCGGGTTTTCTCTATTGTTTT
This genomic window from Tenacibaculum sp. 190524A05c contains:
- a CDS encoding RidA family protein, whose amino-acid sequence is MKKIINTSKAPAPIGPYNQAVLSGNTLYTSGQIAINPETGELVLDDIKTETKQVMENMKAVLDAGGMTFENVIKTSIFISDMNNFSQINEVYGSYFNDENAPARETVEVANLPKFVNVEISMIAVKS
- a CDS encoding putative LPS assembly protein LptD; amino-acid sequence: MKANTLYILLVLSFFCFQKGIAQELGKNEIPKQDAIKKDSAKTISKKAQVDLKKGKKPTVEVDSTRSDSIIKPKEVIEYKILHNAQDYTIQNAKNKTITLYNEAEVDYGDINLKAGKIIIDYKNNTVYATGIKDSTGYVQRPVFKQGNQESEQDSILYNFKSEKALIYGIKTVQGEMITYGEKTKRINDSTVYMSKLRFTTSKKKIPDYYIATNKAKLVPGKKIIVGGSNLVLADVPTPLYLPFAYFPLTKGRTSGFIIPTWGENNQQGFFLQNGGYYFAVNDYFDLELTGDIYSNGSWAINSNSSYRARYKYSGRLSFRYQNLTNGIKGFSDFSKSANYNISWSHRQDPKTSPNSNLTASVNLSSSSQFFRQSLNQIDQGQQFNNSFNSSISYYKNFVGTPFNTTVTLSHQQNSNNESITMTLPSVQVNMDRIYPFAGKGGVKKNPIQKIGTNYNLQGRLDINTNEEDFLTSKMFEGARSGIRHEVRANTNIKAFKYFTLTPSFNYSDVWYFNSIRKRYDTSIPNTAAGNSGTVVNDTISGFNRFNGYNFGVSLNTRIYGNFSFKKGRVSALRHTIIPTVSWSFRPNFAEQHELTVQQSDDPTDLLTYTPFEGGIYGTPQSGVSNLLTFAVNNTLEAKVKPKDEDSDEEDRKVTLINNLNFSTSYNIAADSVRWSKVNFNMGIPLFKNKMMLNFSGTMDPYQLNESGQRINKFNPGLFRLENLSLTTGYSLSSKDFEKKDDDKKEDQNNNTDSNNLPDPLGTNTNPNRDFANRASTGKSGKREEKVAELYNNKMPWNLSFTYGIAYNNNGISSAGIRNHVTSFNGSIDLTPKWKLGVNSGYNFTEGAFTNATFNFTRDLDSWRFNFNWTPFGRFTSYYFFIGIKSSMLSDLKWDKNQPPDRRLF
- a CDS encoding N-acetylmuramoyl-L-alanine amidase family protein yields the protein MQFLKFSKYKSNISSLCFVLFSIFFISNHFEVNAQKKYTVVLDAGHGGKDPGNLGNGYKESIIALKVVLEVGKKLKKNKEINVIFTRNKDVFVELHNRAKIANDSKADLFVSVHCDSYTNPRAHGAGTFVLGLSGNKQNLEIAKRENSVILLEDNYKQNYDYDPNSPESVISLSMLQEENLDESLEFASIVQKNFRTAKRFGRSVKQNNFLVLRETVMPSVLIELGFLTNKAEGKFLNSSSGQIRMAGAIAQGIERYVERLKLNTLEDKKAANKGSAGKKKNNSVALVTVVERKKTYERNTKPKSNLDSKDFKVVVTPPKKKVKEVKSVKKPETKKSIPKENTPKVTPPKKEIKETVVVKKEEPKPKTTPSKKVAESVKKVSNKPEQIEFKVQIAASKRYLSQDNFNFRGLENVEVLVIDEYYKYYYGSSESFKKAKVALVKAREAGHKDAFIVAFADGTKISVREALKKQ
- a CDS encoding MlaD family protein, whose product is MSKELKTGIIALLIIALGVWGYNFMKRQDLFSPNSRYFFVEYKNINGLSEASVVTINGLQVGKVDAINFNAEPGKRGTLLVKLSLEDNFEFSKKSVAKIYSAGLMGGQNLAIIPNYEGEMAVSGDYLQGEIESDLFSSVGEKLNPIQAKLENVLVEADSLLIGLNEVLDKKARQSLNRSVLGIESTIASLNKTMATFNNVLEENKSKIGVTLDNTKKITEDFSKVSSDLAKADLGATVKKLESTLSNVNTLIKGIESGKGTVGKLMSDDKLYTNLTNATKEMEELLREMKLNPKRFVHFSLFGKKPKPYNEDNNNKNVSNQ
- a CDS encoding 4Fe-4S dicluster domain-containing protein; protein product: MEKYVPNIFFAIILIAGIGYFVMNVRKLIRNIKLGKDIDRTDRKPERWKNMAKIALGQYKMVRRPVSGILHIVVYIGFILINIEMLEIVIDGLFGTHRVFQPIIGNGLYGFLIGSFEILALLVLVAVIIFWFRRNIEKIKRFWNPEMEGWPKNDGNIILYFEIVLMTLFLVMNATDTPFQEAGAGNVISQFIAPWFDGYSHDALHTIEKTAWWLHIVGILIFLNYLYYSKHLHILLAFPNTFFANLKPKGEFNNLESVTNEVKMMMDPSADPYAMPEDGAEEEVPEKFGASDVADLNWVQLMNAYTCTECGRCTSSCPANLTGKKLSPRKIMMDTRDRLEEVGKNIDANGGEFKPDGKQLLDDYISREELWACTSCNACVQECPVNIDPLSIIMDMRRYLVMEESAAPQELNMMMTNIENNGAPWQYSQMDRLNWKDE
- a CDS encoding (Fe-S)-binding protein, with the protein product MNVPTMADMMAQGKQPEVLFWVGAAGSYDDRAKKITKSFVKILHQANVDFAVLGTEESSTGDAAKRAGNEFLFQMQAMTNIEILNAYEVKTIVTCDPHSFNTLKNEYPSLGGKYKVYHHTQYINKLIADGRLSIEGENLKGKRLTYHDPCYLGRANDVYETPRDLIRRLGVKSTEMKRNKSTALCCGAGGAQMFKEPEKGDMDINILRTKDALETNPEIIATGCPYCNTMMTDGVKFHLKEDSIVVKDIAELIAESNNL